The Methanocella arvoryzae MRE50 DNA window AAAGACGACAAAGCTGTAGCCATCATCGATGCCGGCCTGCCGGGGCACGAGAAAAAGATCTTTGCCGCGCTGGAGGCTGATGGCATCGCAAGGGATCAGGTAAAGCTCATCATCCTCACCCACGGCCACGGCGATCACTACGGCAGCCTGAGCGCCCTGAAAGATGCTCTCCACGTTCCGGTTATGGCCGGCTGGCCCGACGCCAGCTATATCGAGAAGGGTGAAAGTGCCCCAGTCGTGCCTATCAGCCTGGCCGGGAGGATGATCGGGCTCTTCACCGGGGCAAAGGTGACCCCCTGCAAGGTCGACGTAATCGTCAAAGAGGATATGGACTTGAGCTCTTATGGTATAGATGCCAGAGTCCTCACTATGCCGGGCCACACTATAGGATCGCTTGCCGTGCTCGCATCCGACGGTAGCTGCGCTGTCGGCGACAATCTTGCGGCGCTGGTATTCAAAAACAGGCCGGGGATGCCACCCTTCGCCGAATCCCCGGAGCTGATCGGTGCCGGGCTCAAAAAGGTGCTGGATAGCGGATCCAGGTACATCTATCCCGGCCACGGGAACCGGTGGGATGCATCGACGGTCCGGAAGAAGTTCTTATTATAGAATTATCTTGCAGTGTTTCATATACAGTCGTTACTGAAACTTTTTTAACTGATGCCCGATCAAATTGTATGGTGTATAGCTCTTGCGTATACTCTAGTGAAGGATGACGAACGCTGCGCTGTGCCCCGCGTGATTGCACTGGCTCCCGAGATAGCAAGACGAACGCTGCGCTGTGCTAATCCTCACAGATGCCACAGATTCTGATTGATTCCACAGATTTCTCTGCTGAATCCACAGATTACTACTCGATATCACAGAAGAAATACGCTAATACTATTAGATCAATGATAGCAATCATAAGAGTACTTAATCAGATTATTTTTTGTTTATCTGTGAAATCCGTCAGAATCATCAGATTCTGCGTCATCTGTGCTATCGAGTAGGAATCTGTGGATTCTGTCGTAATCCGTGGAATCTGTGAGGAATAGCACAGCGCAGCGTTTGTTTTGCAGTCTCACCACACGTTAGCAATCAGGAATAGCACAGCGCAGCGTTCGTTTTGCAAGCTGAAATAGAAAAGTGAAAAAGGGGATCAGGGGGTGATCCTGACCCTGTCTCTCGGGAACAGGACTGCTTCCCTGACGTTGTTCAGGTTGAGCATCGTCTGGAGCAGACGTTCTGCACCCAGGCCCCAGCCTGCGTGTGGGGGCATGCCGTACCTGAAGGAGTCCAGGTAGAACTTGAAGCTGTCCGGGTTCAGGTCCCGGTCCTCTAAGTTCTTTATCAGTTTGTCGACCCGGTGCTCACGCTGGGCGCCCGACGACAATTCCATGCGCGGGTGCATGAGGTCAAAGGCCTTGCAGACTTCCGGCCTATCGTCGTAGGCCTGGGAGTAGAATGCCCTGATGTTGGTCGGCCAGTCCACGATGAAGTAGTGTTCGCCGATGGTCTCGCCGATCACGTGCTCTGCTGCAGTATCCAGGTCGTCGCCCAGCTCTAAGTGGGCGCACTCCGGGCTGGTCTTCGCGATTTCGACGGCCTCGGTGTACGGCACCCGCCTGAATGGTGTCTTTGGCACCTGTAGGTCGATGTTTAACACTTTAAGCTGGCTGGCGCAGTGCTCCTTTACATAGTTGTACACGTAGGCGATGGTGTTCTCCAGCAGGATCATGGCGTCCTCATGCGTGGCGAACGAGAGCTCCACATCGATGGACGTGGCTTCGTTCAGGTGCTTCCTGGTCGCGTGCTCCTCTGCCCTGAAGATGGGGCCGATCTCGTACACCCGGTCCATGCCGGCGGCCATCATCATCTGCTTGTAGAGCTGCGGGCTCTGGTTCAGGAAAGCCTCCCTGTCGAAATAAGAGATCGGGAACAGCGCCGTGCCGCCCTCGGTGGCAGTGGCGACGATCTTGGGCGTGGCGATCTCCAGGCAGCCGTTAGCGGACAGGAAGTCCCTGACGGCCTTGATCATATGAGCCCTGATGGTGAATATCGCCGTTACTTCGGGGCTGCGGATGTCCATGAATCTGGCGTCGAGCCTGGTGTCCAGCTCGGCAGGCACTTTGCCCGTCGGGTCCAGAGGCAGAGGGGTCTCGGCGATCGAGAGTACCTCGATTTCCGTGGGTATCAGCTCGTAGCCGTTGGGTGCCTTGGCCTCTGCCTTGACTGTGCCGCCTATGGATACTACGGATTCCCTGCTCAAGCCCTTGACCGTGTCGATGATCTCTTTGGGCACCTTCTTCTTGGGCATGGTGACCTGTACCAGGCCAGCCCTGTCTCTTAAAATCAGGAAGGCCAGGCCACCGAAGTCCCTGATCTCGTGAACCCACCCGCTCACGATGACGGCGTCGCCGTTCATCTCCGGCGTGATGTCCTTGGAATAATGCGTCCTCTTCATGTGATAACCTCTAGCTAAACCTCTTCATGACTGATTTTGCGTGAGCGTCAAAGCCCTCAATGTTCGCGAGGGCGACGATTATATCCCGGATGTTCTCCAGGCCCTCCTTCTCAATGTACTGAACGCTGGTAGTCTTGAGGAACTGCATCACGTTCATGCCCGAGAAGGTCTTCGCGTACCCGCCGGTCGGCAGCACGTGGTTGGCTCCGCTGGCGTAATCGCCCGCAGCCACCGGGGCGTATTCCCCGACGTAGATTGTGCCGGCGTTCCTTACTCCGTTCAACAC harbors:
- a CDS encoding MBL fold metallo-hydrolase, encoding MASTILSTGNSFTNAYLLKDDKAVAIIDAGLPGHEKKIFAALEADGIARDQVKLIILTHGHGDHYGSLSALKDALHVPVMAGWPDASYIEKGESAPVVPISLAGRMIGLFTGAKVTPCKVDVIVKEDMDLSSYGIDARVLTMPGHTIGSLAVLASDGSCAVGDNLAALVFKNRPGMPPFAESPELIGAGLKKVLDSGSRYIYPGHGNRWDASTVRKKFLL
- the aspS gene encoding aspartate--tRNA(Asn) ligase, translating into MKRTHYSKDITPEMNGDAVIVSGWVHEIRDFGGLAFLILRDRAGLVQVTMPKKKVPKEIIDTVKGLSRESVVSIGGTVKAEAKAPNGYELIPTEIEVLSIAETPLPLDPTGKVPAELDTRLDARFMDIRSPEVTAIFTIRAHMIKAVRDFLSANGCLEIATPKIVATATEGGTALFPISYFDREAFLNQSPQLYKQMMMAAGMDRVYEIGPIFRAEEHATRKHLNEATSIDVELSFATHEDAMILLENTIAYVYNYVKEHCASQLKVLNIDLQVPKTPFRRVPYTEAVEIAKTSPECAHLELGDDLDTAAEHVIGETIGEHYFIVDWPTNIRAFYSQAYDDRPEVCKAFDLMHPRMELSSGAQREHRVDKLIKNLEDRDLNPDSFKFYLDSFRYGMPPHAGWGLGAERLLQTMLNLNNVREAVLFPRDRVRITP